A genome region from Lytechinus pictus isolate F3 Inbred chromosome 16, Lp3.0, whole genome shotgun sequence includes the following:
- the LOC135157103 gene encoding CUB domain-containing protein 2-like has product MDAYVSFIFDGFDNVKDIKKISDGVLILHDPETQSKTNFDLAQVPPVDISTSSHLNLKILSGLLTATSDVIASFGYVDKPGCKGKETDTVHSCTESTGLFFSPNYFDLYPPNLDRSWEISTRPWSQIILRFIEFDVASLDERCQEDFVVVTDVSNSAIIGRFCSQTPPSGDYMSSLNRMRLSFHSDGIEGGAGFLAEYDTGHLIPDVFSASNFTNETCQTGWDYFRRSCYKLFVSSVVITWNEAEAECETVEDAHLISIHDKDEMTMLHYMMSTQWQTVDTKTYIGKFDYF; this is encoded by the exons ATGGATGCATATGTCTCTTTCATCTTTGATGGCTTTGAC AACGTGAAAGATATCAAGAAAATCTCAGACGGGGTTCTGATATTACATGACCCGGAAACACAATCAAAGACAAACTTTGACCTCGCCCAGGTTCCTCCGGTTGACATTTCCACCTCGTCTCATCTCAACCTGAAAATTCTATCAGGTCTCTTGACCGCTACATCAGATGTCATTGCTTCTTTTGGATATGTAG ATAAACCAGGCTGCAAGGGAAAAGAAACTGACACTGTCCACTCATGCACAGAGAGCACTGGTCTTTTCTTCTCACCAAACTACTTCGACCTGTACCCTCCAAACCTCGACCGTTCCTGGGAGATCAGTACCCGGCCTTGGTCCCAAATCATCCTCCGTTTTATCGAATTCGACGTCGCTTCCCTCGATGAGCGGTGCCAAGAGGACTTTGTGGTTGTCACTGACGTATCGAATTCGGCAATCATCGGGCGCTTCTGCAGTCAGACACCTCCGTCGGGCGACTACATGTCTTCTTTAAACAGGATGCGTCTTTCTTTTCACTCTGATGGCATTGAAGGTGGCGCGGGATTCTTGGCAGAATATGATACAGGGCATCTGATACCTGATGTGTTCTCGGCATCTAATTTTACCA ATGAAACTTGTCAGACGGGTTGGGACTACTTCCGGCGATCCTGCTATAAGCTCTTTGTCAGCTCTGTCGTCATAACATGGAACGAGGCAGAGGCAGAATGTGAAACCGTAGAGGACGCACACTTGATCAGTATTCACGATAAGGATGAGATGACGATGCTGCACTATATGATGTCAACTCAATGGCAGACTGTAGATACAAAGACGTACATAGGCAAGTTTGattatttctga